TCTATCATGCCATAGGATTCATTATACCACTCTCTAcagtgtatattttaaaagctccataatacacagtttaaaaaaaaaaagttcccttgAGTAATATAATAATAGCTTGCACATTTGGGTATAACCTCTttcagtttctgatttttttgctCCTTGAAAGTTAATTGTTAATTACTCAAGGTCTGGTTATTCAGTTTGACATGCAGGATAATGGCCCAGGTGTCTTACACATGTTACCCATGAGATACAATCTACGTtggcaaaaggaaaatataaagaaaaaatatcagtaaGTGAACTTAGTCACATAACAATAGTAATAGGAAgttaataaaagacataaaaaaagacaacaataaAATGGTACCATGATGACTCGGTCTGTCCCATCCAAGATGACAGAGTAAAGAGGCTGCTTACCACATTCAGCACAATGTGATGGACACAGTGTACACCCAGTATTTTGTTCTCGGTCTGATAGTCATCCGAGATGAGCAGTGATGGGGGAAGGATCCTTTCCAGATGTTGGTTCAGCCAGGGTCGGGTGACCTGTTGCAGAGTCCATGAGAAAACATGCTTGGTGGCAGGGTTTTTCTTCCAGGACTCCCTACATGGAAACGTGAAACCACATTAAGTAAAGTGACGTGGTattaatgagcaaagaaaatcaaCCTCTTCAAGCTAAACAGAGCATTTTCTTGTCCCTGAAAAGAATACATCACACATAACTCTTGATAGTTACACATTAAGATTTAGATCAAAATAACTTACAGAACTTGcgctaaaagacaaaaaaaaaccaaaaacctgacACTAAATACATTTAACAATCAATCAGCCAGGGCTCTGGGTCTAAAGCTTATCCAATGAGGAGTCATTTACAACAGTAGCTTGTAAAGAATCTGTGGTGAGGTGTGGGTGGTTACAGGGACGATCCGctaaggagggagaggggagtaaAGGAAATGTCTTCAGTATTATTATAAGTATTACAAGGGAGCAAGTGAATCAATATTTGAACAAAAGCAATTTACAGCTTATAAAGTGGGCTTACACACTTCACTCAACCTTCAAAATAACTGTGtaatagataaaattatttttatatcacaaaaaaatgaaagaggttCAGAAAGGCTCTCTGACCTGGTCCTACTCAGCACCAATAAAAAGAAGTACCAGACTACCTCAAAACTCCAAGCTCCTGGCAAATTGACAGTTATGTACACATTTTTCTGTCATCACTCTTGTATTACTAATAGTAACATACAAAGTCGCAAGTGGAACTCACAGAAAATACTTCAGCTAATAGCAATCTAAAGGGCTTTTTTCATCCCAAACCTCACTTCCATATCTAATAACCATCCTTATCTAATAACTAGTGATGAATTTAAAGATCCCTAAGTTTAAATTCAAACCATAAGTTTAAATCCTCTCCAAATCCCCACCCTCACCTACCTTAAGAAATTTgagtataaataaatgagaaagaacttCCAATGTCCAGGGCAGTTGTCAGGGCTGGAAAAAGCACTAGGAAATGGGAATCTGAAGACCTGGGCTCTAATGCCGAATTTGCCAATAACTAATAATGTCATTTATAGCAAATCGCAACCTTCCTGGGCCTTAAGACATCTGCTATTATTACAACACCTTTATCTTACCATCAGAGAAACTCAGGTTTCTTTGAGTTCTAACATTCTAAAATGTTAGGCTGAAGCTCTAATTAGTGGCCCTTCTGACAAGAATACTCACTTATTCAAGTCGGGTTTGAGAAGCTCCATTATTACCGTAAATCTCCCtttctcatcttcattttctCCGTGCAGAAATCCTGCCACAGAACCACACTGAGTAACTCGAAGGAGTAAGGAGAGCACCTCTCCAGCAACTTCGTGGGCTCTTGGGCTGGTCCATGGCTGCTCCAAGCTGTGCGTGACCGCGAAAATATAGATGGGTCCTGCCAAGTGACGCAGGCCTATCTTCCATGTAGGGCAAAGCAAGGAATTCTTGGCCGCCTCAACTTTCCCCAATAGTTTAAGAAATAGTAACCCAACCGCTGCCGCTTTCTCGGCCACTTCAGCGTTAGCATGACCTCTACCTTCCTGCTCTTTGGGTGGGGCTGCATACTTCTCCAGGGCTTTTGCCACCTGCCCCAGCATCTCGGGCATTCCGCGGAGCGATGTGCCGCTCCCCTCAAATAACTGATCACATTCTGTGGCTTCTATTAGAGCACCGAGGTCCTGAAGTGCTGCACTTCTGGTCTTGCCCCGTCGGGACTCCTGGCTGGTAAGCCGGTGCAAAACCTGGGAGAAGGACTGTCCGAGGGCAGAGGAAGGCGGCTCTCCCGGCAAGGAAGAACCTTCCTGCGATGGGGATTCCCGAGAGCTGTCCTGCTCCATCCCGGCAATGATAAGCTGGTCTCCTCCAGAGAGCCAAGATGGGAGGCTGGTGGGGAtctgctagagaaaaaaaaaaaaaatccccccagaGGCTGGAATTCTCCTAAAGAACACaactaaaaccaaataaaaaggcaagacgtaggggggtgggggtggggggcgagagTCTAACCCGCAAAAGAGTAAAGTCTGCGTAAAGGAAAAGAtgcaggaaagggaaagaagcctCTCTGGGAGTAACAGAATCTCAGACTCCCAACAGTAGATAGATTATTCTTGCCTTtctgaagattaaaaacaaaacaaacaaacaaaaaccctaaatagtttaaggaaggaaaaaaaaaacacctaaggCATGACACAAACACCTCCACGGGTCCCTCCAGACCTTCCAGCACGGCTGTACATATCAGGATCCGGACCTAGCTCCCCTCGCTGCCGCAAAGCACAAGGCTAGCTtccgccaatactcaggcaacacTTCGTCATTTCACGACCTGCTTATCGTAAAGTAACATAGATCCAGGTTCCCCAAAAAGGTGGAGTTTGGGCGAGAAATTTGCATAGATATACCCGCTCgccaattttgtttttgttttcatttattaaggtagaaacaaaagaaaaatatcgaaggtattttaaaagtatacaagATTTTACTGTTGTGACTGAATATATAAGCACGTAGTCTGTCACCCTTTCTAAAAAGTCAGTGGGACATACTCGGGAGTTCTTCATGAGTAATAAACAAACGATCCTTTTGTAGTTCATGAGCGTGATGATTGGGTGTTCACGCTGTTGTGTGACATGTGCCTCCCTCAAACCTTGTTACGACCTGGGCACATTACCCGTCTGACGTGAACTTGGAGGATCCTTTTTATCTTTCAACTCTCCTGAGAAAAGGTAGGGATTTTTGTCACTGTTTCTCAAGGTGGAAGTTACGGTTTCCGTTATTTCTAGGCCGAGATGTGTCTGCAGGTTGTTGGAGCAACTTTTCCCACCAGTCTAATTGTGATCGTTAGCTTTCGCGTTTCGGAGTCTGGTCTGGTACTGGGTGTAGCTTTTTgtttggaagccggctttttaaaGTGGGTGTCCGTAGGCTGCTGGAAGTCGAATGGTAGGCTAGTGTTGGGCGAAGAGTTGGCGTGGGGAACTGACCCCCTCTCCAGAAGCGAGGCCACCGCGAAGGAGAGGTGGCCAGAGCGGCGCAGTCGCGCTCCCGGCGGGCTAGCGGGCGTGAGCGCGCGGCGCTGGGCTGCAGGCTTGTGCAGTACTGGGTTTGGGCGGTAGGCGACGCAGGGAGCAAGTCCCGAGTCAGTGGGCGGAGGGGATCTGCAGGTTCAAGGTGGGGGGCCCACAAGCACCTGCCTTCGGTTAGAGACAAGATGAGGCGGAGCGGGGCGGAGAGCCACTGCCCGGTGCGACCCTTTGTTCTTGCCCGTGTCATGCTACGTCAGCACTACTTGTCCCCTCGCTGCGGGTTTCCTGAGTGTAGAAATGTGTGCAGTTGACCTGGGGTACTCCATTGGAGGGTAGTGACTCCCCCTGGGAGTTTGTCGGTGACTGCA
The nucleotide sequence above comes from Ursus arctos isolate Adak ecotype North America unplaced genomic scaffold, UrsArc2.0 scaffold_27, whole genome shotgun sequence. Encoded proteins:
- the TTI2 gene encoding TELO2-interacting protein 2, producing the protein MEQDSSRESPSQEGSSLPGEPPSSALGQSFSQVLHRLTSQESRRGKTRSAALQDLGALIEATECDQLFEGSGTSLRGMPEMLGQVAKALEKYAAPPKEQEGRGHANAEVAEKAAAVGLLFLKLLGKVEAAKNSLLCPTWKIGLRHLAGPIYIFAVTHSLEQPWTSPRAHEVAGEVLSLLLRVTQCGSVAGFLHGENEDEKGRFTVIMELLKPDLNKESWKKNPATKHVFSWTLQQVTRPWLNQHLERILPPSLLISDDYQTENKILGVHCVHHIVLNVPAADLLQYNRAQVLYHALFNHLYTPEYNLIQAVLLCLLDLFPVLEKGLHWKGGAARPTTHCDEVLQLILTHMEPEHRLLLRRTYARNLPAFVKRLGILTVRHLKRLERVIVGYLEVYDGPEEEARLKILETLKLLMQYAWPRVSCRLVVLLKALLKLICDVARDPNLTPEPVKNTLLEEATDCLILLDHCSQGQVKGLLVKTLQSCEDSKVVNCIRKVQQVSEGASYDGT